One genomic segment of Desertifilum tharense IPPAS B-1220 includes these proteins:
- a CDS encoding vitamin K epoxide reductase family protein — MRRRRSTPWIHRWSRPALAAIATLGALETAFLTVAELTGNASAVCPTTGCELVLTSPYAMVLGIPLTLFGFLGYLTMGLLAIAPLLVNAETQKERRSQLEKSTWFLLFIGATAMLVGSAYLMYIMAAVVQAFCPYCVASAIFSLALFVLTIVGHAWEDVGQLLFTGIIVGMVVLLGALGLYANVNQPPVAQQQDARTPPPVTTVSGEAEIALARHLSEIGAREFGAYWCPHCHDQKELFGREAAQLINYVECAADGQNSQMELCRSQGITGFPTWEIRGQMYPGVQSLESLAQLSGYQGPRNFLR; from the coding sequence ATGAGGCGTCGGCGTTCTACTCCCTGGATTCATCGTTGGTCGCGTCCCGCTCTAGCGGCGATCGCAACATTAGGTGCCCTAGAAACAGCGTTTCTCACCGTTGCAGAACTGACGGGCAATGCATCAGCAGTCTGTCCCACTACTGGCTGCGAACTGGTCCTCACCAGCCCCTACGCAATGGTTTTGGGGATTCCCTTAACCTTATTTGGCTTTTTAGGTTACTTGACAATGGGGCTGTTGGCGATCGCCCCTTTGCTCGTCAATGCCGAAACTCAGAAAGAACGGCGATCGCAACTCGAAAAATCAACTTGGTTTCTCCTGTTTATTGGCGCAACCGCCATGCTCGTGGGTAGCGCCTATCTGATGTACATTATGGCAGCGGTTGTTCAGGCCTTTTGCCCGTACTGCGTTGCTTCCGCAATTTTCTCCCTAGCGCTGTTTGTCCTCACAATTGTGGGTCATGCCTGGGAAGATGTCGGCCAGTTGTTGTTTACCGGAATTATTGTGGGGATGGTGGTTCTATTGGGTGCATTAGGTTTATATGCCAACGTTAACCAACCGCCCGTAGCTCAACAGCAAGATGCAAGAACGCCTCCACCCGTCACCACCGTTTCAGGCGAGGCAGAAATTGCCCTAGCACGCCACCTCAGCGAAATTGGGGCGCGAGAATTCGGGGCCTATTGGTGTCCCCACTGCCACGACCAAAAAGAACTGTTTGGCAGAGAAGCCGCTCAACTGATTAATTATGTTGAATGTGCGGCTGACGGTCAAAACTCCCAAATGGAACTCTGTCGTTCTCAAGGCATTACCGGCTTCCCTACCTGGGAAATTCGCGGACAGATGTATCCCGGCGTTCAGAGCCTAGAGTCGCTCGCGCAACTATCGGGCTACCAAGGGCCGCGCAACTTCCTGCGCTAG
- the btpA gene encoding photosystem I biogenesis protein BtpA, producing MDLNQIFKTPNPIIGVVHLQPLPTSARWGGNLKSAIARAEQEATALASGGVHGIIVENFFDAPFAKERVDPAVVSAMTLIVDRIMNLVTLPIGVNVLRNDAHSALAIASCTGAAFVRVNVLTGVMATDQGLIEGPARELMRYRRELDSNVKILADVLVKHARPLGSPNLTTAVQETIERGLADGVILSGWATGSPPSLEDLELASAAAKGTPVFIGSGANWENISTLISAADGAIVSSSLKRHGRIDQPIDPIRVSRFVEAMRRGVTAKNTAPASSVPIPSYSE from the coding sequence GTGGACTTAAATCAGATATTTAAAACGCCGAATCCCATCATCGGTGTCGTTCATTTACAACCTCTCCCCACCTCGGCGCGTTGGGGAGGAAACCTGAAAAGTGCGATCGCCAGAGCCGAGCAAGAAGCCACTGCTTTAGCGTCTGGTGGCGTTCACGGGATTATTGTAGAAAACTTTTTCGATGCGCCCTTTGCGAAAGAGAGGGTCGATCCAGCAGTTGTGAGTGCGATGACCTTAATTGTCGATCGCATTATGAACCTAGTGACGCTGCCGATTGGGGTCAATGTCTTGCGAAATGACGCCCACAGCGCTTTGGCGATCGCCAGTTGTACGGGGGCCGCTTTTGTGCGCGTCAACGTCCTCACGGGCGTAATGGCGACCGATCAGGGGCTAATAGAAGGGCCCGCCCGCGAACTGATGCGCTATCGCCGCGAACTCGATAGCAACGTTAAGATTTTGGCTGATGTCCTGGTGAAGCACGCCCGACCCTTGGGATCGCCAAATTTAACCACCGCCGTTCAAGAAACCATTGAGCGCGGGTTAGCCGATGGCGTGATTCTCAGCGGTTGGGCAACGGGCAGCCCGCCCAGCCTCGAAGACCTCGAACTCGCCAGCGCCGCTGCTAAAGGCACGCCAGTTTTTATTGGCAGCGGTGCCAACTGGGAAAATATTTCCACCCTGATTTCCGCCGCCGATGGTGCCATTGTATCAAGTTCCCTCAAACGGCACGGACGCATTGACCAACCCATCGACCCCATTCGGGTGAGTCGTTTTGTAGAAGCCATGCGTCGCGGAGTTACTGCCAAAAATACAGCCCCCGCCTCTAGCGTGCCAATTCCGTCTTATTCGGAGTGA
- a CDS encoding sucrose-phosphate phosphatase, translating into MTDLDNTLVGDDAALAFLNDRLSSYRQEYGTKIVYSTGRSLVSYKHLRSKKHLLDPDALVTAVGTEVYLNPQDETPDSQWSQQLSPGWNRELVLETAGKFADLLAQPDSEQRPFKVSYFLSETVAPEVLPRLEDKLKEQDLNFKLVYSGGKDLDILPEKGDKGLAMQFLRQKWQIPPEKTVVCGDSGNDIALFSVGTERGIIVGNALPELRQWHEANETDYRYLAQKACAAGIWEGLQYFGFIQ; encoded by the coding sequence GTGACTGATTTGGACAATACCCTCGTTGGGGATGATGCGGCTTTAGCCTTCCTCAACGACCGACTGTCAAGTTACCGCCAAGAGTATGGTACAAAGATCGTTTATTCAACTGGGCGATCGCTGGTCTCTTACAAGCACCTACGATCGAAAAAACACTTGCTCGATCCCGATGCCCTCGTCACGGCGGTTGGGACTGAAGTTTATCTCAATCCCCAGGATGAAACCCCCGATTCTCAATGGTCGCAACAACTTTCGCCGGGATGGAATCGCGAGTTAGTCCTAGAAACAGCAGGCAAGTTTGCAGACTTGTTAGCTCAACCCGACTCGGAGCAACGACCCTTTAAGGTGAGCTATTTTTTAAGCGAAACTGTCGCTCCTGAAGTCCTGCCCCGACTGGAAGACAAGCTCAAAGAGCAAGACCTCAACTTTAAGCTAGTCTACAGCGGTGGTAAGGATTTGGATATCCTACCGGAAAAAGGCGATAAGGGGCTAGCGATGCAGTTTCTCCGGCAAAAATGGCAGATTCCCCCGGAAAAAACCGTAGTCTGCGGCGACTCTGGGAATGATATTGCCTTGTTTAGCGTCGGTACAGAACGCGGCATCATTGTTGGAAATGCCCTTCCTGAATTGCGCCAATGGCATGAAGCCAATGAAACGGATTATCGCTATTTAGCTCAAAAAGCCTGTGCTGCCGGAATTTGGGAAGGTTTGCAATACTTCGGCTTTATCCAATAG
- the ruvA gene encoding Holliday junction branch migration protein RuvA — protein MISYLKGTVAEIQQNKGNRVVLLLEVNQMGYELQISKRLAQQLSEAAAEMVQVYTHYQIREDQPILYGFASSAERDLFRQLVSVNGIGSQLAIALLDTLGLQDLVQAIVTGNVKQLVRTPGVGSKTAERIALELRTKLAQWRMQTGVSIPTTVSLSPTLLEDVEMTLLALGYTSQEITQTLQSLSQEPELSGNQDAEDWIRSAIAHLS, from the coding sequence ATGATTAGCTATCTCAAAGGTACTGTTGCAGAAATTCAGCAAAATAAGGGCAATCGGGTTGTCTTGCTGCTAGAAGTCAATCAGATGGGTTATGAACTGCAAATTTCTAAGCGTTTGGCGCAGCAACTTTCTGAAGCAGCAGCGGAGATGGTGCAAGTCTACACCCACTATCAGATCCGCGAAGACCAACCGATCTTATATGGGTTTGCCTCTTCTGCCGAACGAGATTTATTTCGCCAACTGGTTAGCGTCAATGGGATTGGCTCGCAGTTAGCGATCGCGCTTTTAGATACGCTAGGCTTACAAGACCTTGTTCAGGCCATTGTCACCGGGAACGTCAAGCAATTGGTCAGAACCCCAGGAGTCGGGAGTAAAACCGCAGAACGAATTGCCTTAGAATTGCGGACTAAGCTGGCTCAATGGCGGATGCAAACCGGGGTTTCTATTCCCACAACCGTGTCGCTGTCTCCCACTCTCCTAGAAGATGTAGAAATGACCTTGTTGGCGCTAGGGTATACCAGCCAAGAAATTACCCAAACCTTACAATCTCTCAGCCAGGAACCGGAGTTATCGGGCAATCAGGATGCTGAGGATTGGATTAGAAGCGCGATCGCTCATTTAAGCTAG
- a CDS encoding alpha-amylase family glycosyl hydrolase codes for MASIEFKLFAPYNKGAALVGSFSDWEEIPMEKDDKGYFRTQVELKDGEYQYKFRVQTKSWFFEPDEWVDVNDPYATDIDNPTQNGVVRVKDGQRITDTYVWQNDDKDLPPDHALVIYEMHVGDFSGGEDDPYERGKYKHVIEKLDYLCDLGINAIELMPVKEYPGDYSWGYNPRYFFATESSYGTTEGLKRLVDECHARGIRIIMDGIYNHSEAESPLTQIDHDYWYHHSPRDPDNNWGPEFNYEHYDENLDIKPAWQFIGDTVRFWVQEYHIDGIRFDAARQMANYDFMHWIVEEAKKTAGSKPFYNVAEHIPETTSITNFDGPMDGCWHDSFYHCVLEHICGDTFDLERLKDVIDCKRQGFLGATNVVNYLTNHDHNHVMAELAERDIFDEAAFKRAKLGAAILMTAVGVPLIWMGEEFGEFKHKTIDQAKIDWTLLQHENNQGLLNYYKGLIDLRKHNHALYTENIEFFYENAEDRVLAYTRWNDEGSRVVVVANFSDSFRAGYTIPHFPENGTWHEWTGDYDIEAGDNQMMMDLPEYEAKVFVWH; via the coding sequence ATGGCTTCCATCGAATTTAAGTTGTTTGCTCCCTATAATAAAGGTGCTGCTTTAGTCGGCTCGTTTTCGGATTGGGAAGAAATCCCAATGGAAAAAGACGACAAAGGATATTTCAGAACCCAAGTAGAACTCAAAGACGGCGAGTATCAATACAAGTTTCGAGTTCAAACAAAGTCTTGGTTCTTTGAACCCGATGAATGGGTAGATGTTAACGATCCCTACGCCACAGATATTGATAACCCAACGCAGAACGGTGTTGTTCGCGTGAAGGACGGTCAAAGAATTACAGATACCTATGTTTGGCAGAATGACGATAAGGATCTGCCTCCCGACCATGCTTTAGTGATTTATGAAATGCATGTGGGTGATTTTTCTGGGGGAGAAGACGATCCTTACGAACGAGGCAAATACAAACATGTTATTGAAAAATTAGATTATCTCTGCGACTTAGGGATTAACGCCATTGAATTAATGCCCGTTAAAGAATATCCCGGAGATTATAGTTGGGGATATAATCCGCGCTACTTCTTTGCTACAGAATCGAGTTATGGCACAACAGAAGGCTTAAAGCGTTTAGTCGATGAATGTCATGCTCGCGGTATTCGCATCATTATGGATGGGATTTATAACCATTCAGAAGCCGAAAGCCCCTTAACTCAAATCGATCACGACTATTGGTATCACCACTCTCCCCGCGATCCTGATAATAACTGGGGACCGGAATTTAACTACGAGCATTACGACGAAAATCTCGACATCAAGCCAGCTTGGCAGTTTATTGGAGATACCGTCCGTTTCTGGGTTCAGGAATATCATATTGATGGCATTCGCTTCGATGCAGCGCGACAAATGGCCAACTACGATTTTATGCACTGGATTGTAGAAGAAGCCAAAAAAACAGCAGGATCAAAACCCTTTTATAATGTTGCCGAGCATATTCCAGAAACAACCAGCATTACCAACTTTGATGGCCCAATGGATGGTTGCTGGCATGATAGCTTCTACCATTGCGTACTCGAACATATCTGCGGCGATACGTTTGACCTCGAACGCTTAAAAGATGTGATTGACTGCAAGCGTCAAGGATTTTTGGGTGCTACTAATGTCGTGAATTACTTAACCAATCACGACCACAATCATGTGATGGCAGAGTTAGCAGAACGCGATATCTTTGACGAAGCAGCGTTTAAGCGGGCAAAATTAGGAGCAGCAATCCTAATGACCGCAGTGGGCGTTCCTTTAATTTGGATGGGCGAAGAGTTTGGCGAGTTTAAACATAAAACAATTGACCAGGCTAAAATTGATTGGACGCTGCTTCAGCACGAGAATAATCAAGGTTTGTTGAACTACTACAAAGGTTTGATCGATCTTCGCAAACACAATCATGCACTCTATACAGAGAATATTGAGTTCTTCTACGAAAATGCTGAAGATCGAGTGTTAGCCTATACCCGCTGGAATGACGAAGGTTCTCGCGTTGTAGTGGTGGCGAACTTCTCCGATAGTTTCCGCGCTGGCTATACCATTCCTCATTTTCCTGAAAATGGGACGTGGCACGAATGGACGGGAGATTATGATATTGAGGCCGGCGATAATCAAATGATGATGGACTTGCCAGAATACGAAGCGAAAGTTTTTGTTTGGCATTAG
- the rpsO gene encoding 30S ribosomal protein S15: MTLPQERKHEIISEFQVHETDTGSADVQIAVLTERINRLSTHLRANKKDYASRRGLLKMIGQRKRLLGYVQQHDQTRYRELLGRLNIRG, from the coding sequence ATGACTTTGCCGCAAGAGCGCAAACACGAGATTATTTCGGAATTCCAAGTTCACGAAACCGACACTGGATCGGCTGACGTGCAAATTGCCGTTCTCACCGAACGGATTAACCGCCTGAGTACCCATCTCAGAGCCAATAAAAAAGATTATGCTTCGCGCCGGGGCCTGCTGAAAATGATTGGTCAGCGCAAGCGTTTACTGGGCTACGTGCAACAGCACGATCAAACTCGTTATAGAGAACTGCTAGGTCGTTTAAACATTCGTGGATAA
- a CDS encoding PAM68 family protein: protein MSPQKDREASQSDRLPFEPNRRKKPAKTASDASKNSAPEAVATRNQPKSRSAAGSDRSSSRTIPEVVSKRMVRRMATLSGVPFGLAISTFFASYWIVTQTEFPLPHVAVVLVSMGFFGLSVLGLSYGVLSASWDEQAPGSLLGWQEFTTNFGRMTAAWRSSKQNE, encoded by the coding sequence ATGTCCCCGCAAAAAGATCGCGAGGCTTCCCAGAGCGATCGCTTGCCCTTTGAACCCAACCGTCGCAAAAAGCCAGCGAAAACCGCCTCAGACGCTTCTAAAAACAGCGCTCCAGAGGCGGTGGCTACCCGGAATCAGCCCAAAAGCCGAAGCGCTGCGGGGAGCGATCGCTCCTCAAGTCGCACGATTCCAGAAGTGGTGAGCAAACGCATGGTGCGCCGGATGGCAACGCTGAGTGGAGTTCCCTTTGGATTAGCAATCTCAACTTTTTTTGCAAGTTACTGGATTGTCACCCAAACCGAGTTTCCGCTCCCTCATGTGGCTGTTGTCTTAGTGAGTATGGGATTCTTTGGACTCAGCGTTTTAGGCCTGAGTTACGGCGTTCTCTCTGCCTCCTGGGATGAACAAGCACCGGGAAGCCTCCTAGGTTGGCAAGAATTTACGACGAATTTTGGCAGAATGACCGCAGCTTGGCGGTCAAGCAAACAAAATGAATAA
- the aroF gene encoding 3-deoxy-7-phosphoheptulonate synthase, with translation MIVVMKSGTPDAEITRVSDELGTWGLSPEKIVGQHKVVIGLVGDTADLDQERIQELSPWIELVLRVEQPFKRASREYRHGEPSDVIVQTPNGAVPFGEHHPLVFVAGPCSVENEAMIVETAVRVKAAGAQFLRGGAYKPRTSPYAFQGHGESALELLAAARDASGLGIITEVMDTADIEKIAEVADVLQVGARNMQNFSLLKKIGAQEKPVLLKRGMSATIEEWLMAAEYIMAAGNPNVILCERGVRTFDRQYARNTLDLSAIPVLRELTHLPIMIDPSHGTGRYQYVPAMAKAAIAAGADSLMIEVHPNPAKALSDGPQSLTPERFDRLMQELSVIGKAVERWPQPAPVLA, from the coding sequence ATGATTGTTGTCATGAAAAGCGGCACCCCAGATGCCGAAATTACTCGCGTTAGCGACGAACTCGGAACTTGGGGCCTTTCTCCAGAAAAGATTGTTGGTCAGCACAAAGTTGTGATCGGGTTAGTGGGCGATACCGCCGATCTCGATCAAGAGCGGATTCAAGAATTGAGTCCTTGGATCGAGCTAGTCTTGCGGGTTGAACAACCCTTTAAACGCGCCAGTCGCGAATATCGGCATGGCGAACCGTCTGATGTCATCGTGCAAACGCCCAATGGCGCGGTTCCTTTTGGCGAACATCACCCCCTCGTTTTCGTGGCCGGGCCTTGCTCGGTTGAAAACGAAGCGATGATTGTTGAAACTGCCGTGCGGGTGAAGGCTGCGGGCGCTCAATTCCTGCGGGGAGGCGCTTATAAGCCGCGTACCTCTCCCTATGCGTTCCAAGGCCACGGCGAAAGCGCCCTAGAGCTACTAGCCGCCGCCCGCGATGCGTCTGGCTTGGGAATTATTACCGAAGTCATGGATACGGCTGATATTGAGAAGATTGCGGAAGTTGCAGATGTGCTGCAAGTCGGCGCGAGAAATATGCAGAACTTCTCGCTGCTCAAGAAAATTGGCGCTCAAGAAAAACCCGTCCTGTTGAAGCGGGGGATGTCAGCGACGATTGAAGAGTGGTTAATGGCAGCCGAGTATATTATGGCCGCAGGCAACCCTAATGTGATTTTATGCGAGCGGGGCGTGCGGACGTTCGATCGCCAGTATGCCCGCAATACGCTGGATTTATCGGCAATTCCAGTCTTGCGCGAGTTAACTCACCTGCCGATTATGATCGATCCCAGTCATGGAACGGGTCGCTATCAGTATGTCCCGGCGATGGCCAAGGCGGCGATCGCCGCCGGAGCCGATTCGCTGATGATTGAAGTTCATCCCAACCCCGCTAAGGCGCTTTCCGATGGCCCGCAATCTCTGACGCCGGAACGCTTCGATCGGTTAATGCAAGAGCTATCGGTGATTGGGAAGGCCGTAGAACGCTGGCCCCAACCCGCTCCCGTTCTGGCTTAG
- the nadA gene encoding quinolinate synthase NadA — protein MFTTALPQRPLTQTRDLPKDLFSAIADLKRELNAIILAHYYQDPDIQDIADFIGDSLELSRKAANTEAEVIVFAGVHFMAETAKILNPHKLVLLPDLEAGCSLADSCPPDEFAAFKAAHPHHLVISYINCSAAIKAMSDIICTSSNAVKLVNQIPKDRPLIFAPDRNLGRYVMQQTGREMVLWQGSCMVHETFSEKKMVQLQVQYPDAEIIAHPECEPPVLRHANYVGSTSALLKYVQTSTSPSFIVVTEPGIIHQMQKQTPNKQFIPAPPLNNCACNECPHMRLNTLEKLYLAMKNRQPEITLPEETRLAALRPIQRMLEMSA, from the coding sequence TTGTTTACAACCGCACTTCCCCAACGCCCCCTGACTCAAACTCGCGATCTCCCGAAGGATCTGTTTAGCGCGATCGCGGATCTCAAGCGAGAACTCAATGCGATTATTCTGGCCCATTATTACCAAGATCCAGATATCCAAGACATTGCAGACTTTATTGGGGACTCCCTAGAACTCTCCCGCAAAGCCGCCAACACAGAAGCCGAAGTTATCGTGTTTGCGGGCGTTCACTTTATGGCGGAAACGGCTAAAATTCTCAATCCCCATAAGCTAGTCTTGCTTCCCGACTTAGAGGCGGGTTGTTCCTTAGCCGATAGTTGTCCTCCCGACGAATTTGCAGCCTTTAAAGCGGCTCATCCCCATCATCTGGTGATTTCGTATATCAATTGCTCGGCTGCGATTAAAGCCATGAGCGATATTATCTGTACTAGCTCCAATGCCGTGAAGTTAGTCAACCAAATTCCCAAAGATCGACCCCTAATCTTTGCACCCGATCGCAATTTAGGCCGCTACGTTATGCAACAAACCGGGCGCGAGATGGTGTTGTGGCAAGGAAGTTGCATGGTTCACGAAACCTTTTCGGAAAAGAAAATGGTTCAGCTTCAGGTGCAATATCCCGATGCCGAAATTATCGCGCACCCAGAATGCGAACCCCCCGTTCTGCGCCATGCTAACTACGTGGGTTCCACTTCAGCTTTGTTGAAGTACGTGCAAACCAGCACTAGCCCATCCTTTATTGTGGTGACAGAACCGGGCATTATCCACCAAATGCAGAAGCAGACGCCGAATAAGCAGTTTATTCCGGCACCCCCGTTGAATAATTGTGCGTGTAATGAGTGTCCGCACATGAGGTTGAATACCCTAGAAAAGTTATATCTGGCGATGAAAAATCGCCAACCCGAAATTACCTTACCCGAAGAGACTCGCTTGGCGGCGTTACGTCCTATCCAGCGAATGTTGGAAATGAGCGCTTAA
- a CDS encoding TerB family tellurite resistance protein: MTPPPPPPITPRQMTLLRVVTSMAWSDGELATEEVDLMLDRFSQLFGMGNHQEQIKQELRDYMMQNLPLEELIPKLETQAERELVLKLGYEVIAASARTPDEPKINADEAQAYRKLTELLNLPPDVVHRIEQEAIADLESSEGIIETLTHKLEEFMNQ; this comes from the coding sequence ATGACCCCTCCGCCTCCTCCACCGATTACGCCGCGTCAAATGACTTTACTACGGGTTGTGACTTCAATGGCGTGGTCTGATGGCGAACTGGCTACTGAAGAAGTCGATCTGATGTTAGATCGCTTTAGCCAATTATTTGGAATGGGCAATCATCAAGAGCAAATTAAGCAAGAATTGCGCGATTATATGATGCAAAACTTGCCTTTAGAAGAGTTAATTCCTAAGTTAGAAACCCAAGCCGAACGCGAATTGGTTTTGAAATTAGGATATGAAGTGATTGCGGCGAGTGCTAGAACGCCTGACGAACCTAAAATTAATGCAGATGAAGCCCAAGCTTATCGCAAGTTAACTGAGCTATTAAATTTGCCCCCAGATGTAGTTCATCGGATCGAACAAGAGGCGATCGCAGATTTAGAAAGCTCTGAAGGCATTATTGAAACGCTGACTCATAAGTTAGAAGAATTTATGAATCAATAG
- a CDS encoding M61 family metallopeptidase has product MTEATLTQPTRPQQAAPTLNYQVSLTQPSSHLFEVMLRVTGWQKTTLDLKFPVWTPGSYLVREYGRHLQDFRACDGEETPLKARKLSKNHWQVETDGVATVVVRYRIYAAELTVRTNHLDATHGYFNGAALFFRLPGYEKTPIQVRIVPPSPEWRVTTPLPPVSGYAHMFEAADFDTLVDSPFEIGTHRTYYFEVLGKPHELAIWGQGNEQPERMVSDIAKIVQTEAQLFGGLPYERYVFLLHLVSHAMGGLEHKDGCSLIYQRFGFRAPDKYQRFLQLVAHEFFHLWNVKRLRPKELEVFDYDGENYTPSLWFCEGTTSYYDLLLPLRAGIYDAKTFLTELGKEITRLQTTPGRLVQPLSESSWDAWIKLYRPDANSGNSQISYYLKGELVSLLLDLLIRTQHDNQRSLDDVMRQMWEEFGKPEVGFTAEQLQQRISTIAEVDLTEFFERYLETTEELPFNRYLKPFGLRLESDRDDASSLGVPFFGLTVKTENGKAMVKSAIAHSPAQNAGINAGDELLAINEIRVTAEQLSDRLQDFAAGDTIRVSAFHQDTLITVPVTLGEPQPTRYQLVPVENPTPQQQELFQGWLGVPLKSVA; this is encoded by the coding sequence ATGACAGAAGCCACGCTAACTCAACCCACCCGTCCCCAACAAGCTGCACCCACCCTGAACTATCAAGTTTCCCTCACTCAGCCCAGTTCGCATCTATTTGAGGTGATGTTGCGGGTGACAGGCTGGCAAAAAACAACCTTGGATCTAAAATTCCCCGTTTGGACGCCCGGATCTTACCTGGTGCGAGAATATGGCAGACATCTACAAGATTTTCGCGCTTGCGATGGCGAGGAAACGCCTTTAAAAGCTCGCAAGCTCAGTAAAAATCACTGGCAGGTCGAGACAGACGGGGTTGCAACCGTTGTGGTTCGCTATCGCATCTATGCCGCCGAGTTAACGGTTCGGACGAATCACCTAGATGCGACACATGGCTATTTTAATGGGGCGGCCCTATTTTTTCGATTACCGGGATATGAGAAAACCCCGATCCAGGTTCGGATCGTGCCTCCCAGTCCAGAATGGCGCGTAACAACGCCCCTCCCGCCAGTGTCGGGTTACGCTCACATGTTTGAGGCGGCTGATTTTGATACGCTCGTTGATAGTCCGTTTGAAATTGGCACCCATCGCACCTATTACTTTGAAGTCTTAGGGAAACCCCACGAACTAGCAATTTGGGGGCAAGGAAACGAACAGCCAGAACGGATGGTTAGCGATATTGCCAAAATTGTCCAGACGGAGGCGCAACTGTTTGGGGGATTGCCCTACGAGCGCTATGTGTTCCTCTTACATCTGGTTTCCCATGCAATGGGGGGATTGGAACATAAGGATGGATGTTCGCTCATTTATCAGCGCTTTGGATTTCGCGCGCCGGATAAGTACCAGCGCTTTTTGCAGTTGGTGGCTCATGAGTTTTTCCATCTGTGGAATGTGAAGCGCCTCCGCCCGAAAGAGTTGGAGGTGTTTGACTATGATGGGGAAAATTACACGCCGTCTCTGTGGTTCTGTGAAGGGACGACGAGTTATTACGATTTATTGCTGCCGTTGCGGGCGGGGATATACGATGCCAAGACGTTCTTAACGGAGTTAGGCAAGGAAATTACGCGCTTGCAAACGACGCCGGGGCGGTTGGTGCAGCCGTTAAGCGAGTCGAGTTGGGATGCGTGGATTAAGTTATATCGTCCGGATGCTAATAGCGGAAATTCTCAGATTTCGTATTATCTCAAGGGCGAGTTGGTTTCGCTGTTGTTGGATTTGTTAATTCGGACGCAGCATGACAATCAGCGATCGCTTGATGATGTCATGCGTCAAATGTGGGAAGAGTTTGGTAAGCCGGAGGTTGGGTTTACCGCCGAACAACTTCAGCAGCGGATTTCGACAATTGCGGAGGTGGATTTAACGGAGTTCTTTGAGCGTTACTTAGAAACCACTGAAGAGTTACCGTTTAATCGCTATCTGAAGCCGTTTGGCTTGAGGTTAGAGAGCGATCGCGATGATGCTTCAAGTCTGGGCGTTCCTTTCTTCGGACTCACTGTCAAGACGGAAAATGGTAAGGCAATGGTGAAAAGTGCGATCGCTCATTCCCCTGCCCAAAATGCCGGAATTAATGCAGGCGATGAGTTATTGGCCATTAACGAGATCCGCGTCACCGCCGAACAATTGAGCGATCGCCTTCAGGATTTTGCCGCAGGCGATACGATCCGCGTCAGTGCCTTCCACCAAGATACGTTGATAACGGTTCCTGTCACCCTCGGCGAACCCCAACCCACTCGCTATCAACTGGTTCCGGTAGAAAACCCAACCCCTCAACAGCAAGAACTGTTCCAAGGTTGGCTAGGAGTCCCCCTCAAGAGTGTTGCCTAA
- a CDS encoding Crp/Fnr family transcriptional regulator: MQPEEFSELFPLFNAANPETLEWLLSIAAEHEYPADRAVLMEDAWGNAVFFVVSGWVKVRRLSGDDAVTLAILGRGDFFGEMAILDESPRSTDVIALSPVELLSISAQRFIQTLFKDAQLHHRMLQLMVKRLRQTNLRFQLRHQPPAVKLANTLVGLGENYGQPGEYGTEIYNIPFQDLADVTDIGVEETTKIMEKLNEKGWIKIDSAHETLALVNQKQLSHLAGRV; this comes from the coding sequence ATGCAACCTGAAGAGTTTAGTGAACTTTTCCCTTTGTTTAACGCAGCCAACCCAGAAACCCTGGAGTGGCTCCTATCCATTGCCGCAGAGCACGAATATCCCGCAGACAGAGCCGTCTTAATGGAAGATGCCTGGGGCAATGCTGTCTTCTTCGTGGTATCAGGTTGGGTCAAAGTCCGCCGTCTCTCTGGAGACGATGCTGTCACCCTCGCCATCTTAGGTCGGGGCGACTTCTTTGGCGAAATGGCAATTTTAGATGAATCTCCCCGCTCAACCGATGTCATTGCCCTTTCTCCTGTGGAACTTCTGAGCATTTCTGCCCAGCGCTTTATCCAAACCCTATTCAAAGACGCGCAACTGCACCATCGCATGTTGCAGCTTATGGTTAAACGCTTGCGCCAGACAAACCTTCGCTTCCAACTCCGCCATCAACCCCCTGCGGTTAAACTGGCCAATACCCTCGTCGGCTTAGGAGAAAATTACGGGCAACCGGGCGAATATGGGACAGAAATTTATAACATTCCTTTCCAGGATCTCGCGGATGTCACCGATATTGGCGTCGAAGAAACCACGAAAATTATGGAAAAGCTCAATGAAAAGGGCTGGATTAAAATTGATAGCGCCCATGAAACGCTCGCGCTAGTTAATCAAAAACAACTTTCCCATCTTGCCGGTCGAGTTTAA